In Scomber japonicus isolate fScoJap1 chromosome 7, fScoJap1.pri, whole genome shotgun sequence, one genomic interval encodes:
- the si:ch73-40i7.2 gene encoding FYN-binding protein 1, translated as MEENVDVKALRARFNSKANTSDSSSRDSGSPKSPRPGFGRAILPALENNLAHQRLSPTVPPPFAGPGLVRLPRAEPMMAASIPSRPGPFHRPPPNPGIRPSFQPADSNKVKQTGEMLQNMMLRHQKPAVIKPAPPVAPAQGHAPAHASTPAPLRLQSRQRSAGEVTPLRKPLPPEGPLPLKPKRPPHVNLEPFLRVTRGAPAPTLPAPRRSDAGSQGSAGRKMSLPAAISPPKPPQRSNKPRGLPHQIASVDIADTQDTYDDIASFDKTDSWSDNSSQCVEEDADDVYEFIDEDQIEVNRSNAEKQNKKEAKKLQEQQKKEQMERQKRENQLKKNFQLQGEVEVINTARVRQDWNGGGKLDLSVRQGESVEIIRVKNNPGGKWLVRSMNGNYGYISNQCVDIDYEAVKRKALQSRKTDISLPPAPPDPPHMLNLESNNRDSMVEDDDDYDDVQPIPEDFPPPPLEVSIDPKVEKELRKKFKFDGPFKVLHTVMVDPNSVIKKPGAKDLSVVQGEVLDVIQLTNSKKVLCRNRFGKYGYVSRSFLLPMEGDIYDDVDCANDIYDNDDF; from the exons ATG GAGGAGAACGTGGATGTCAAGGCTCTGAGGGCCAGGTTCAACAGCAAGGCCAACACTTCAGACAGCAGCAGCCGAGACAGCGGCTCCCCAAAATCTCCACGACCTGGGTTTGGGAGAGCAATCCTCCCAGCACTAGAGAACAATCTGGCCCATCAAAGACTGTCTCCCACAGTTCCTCCCCCATTTGCTGGCCCAGGCCTGGTGAGGCTCCCGAGGGCAGAGCCGATGATGGCAGCCTCCATCCCCTCCAGACCTGGTCCCTTCCATCGGCCGCCTCCCAATCCAGGCATCAGACCATCCTTCCAGCCGGCAGACTCCAACAAGGTCAAGCAGACGGGGGAGATGCTGCAGAACATGATGCTGAGGCACCAGAAGCCTGCGGTTATCAAGCCAGCTCCACCTGTAGCTCCAGCTCAGGGTCATGCACCAGCTCATGCCTCCACTCCTGCCCCACTCCGACTACAGTCCAGACAGAGGAGTGCAGGGGAAGTGACCCCGCTGAGGAAACCCCTTCCCCCTGAAGGACCCCTACCCTTAAAACCGAAACGACCTCCACACGTCAATCTGGAACCCTTCCTGAGGGTTACCCGGGGAGCACCAGCACCGACATTGCCTGCTCCAAGGAGGAGTGATG caggctCCCAAGGCTCAGCAGGCAGAAAAATGTCTTTACCTGCAGCAATCAGTCCTCCCAAACCTCCACAACGATCCAACAAACCCCGCGGGCTACCGCACCAGATTGCCTCTGT GGACATTGCGGACACTCAGGACACCTATGATGACATTGCAAGCTTTGACAAGACCg ACTCCTGGAGTGACAACAGTTCTCAATGTGTGGAGGAG GATGCTGATGACGTTTATGAGTTCATTGATGA AGACCAAATAGAAGTGAACCGGTCTAACGctgaaaagcaaaacaaaaaagaggcAAAGAAGCTACAGGAGCAGCAGAAGAAAGAGCAGATGGAGCGCCAGAAAAGAGAAAACCAGTTGAAGAAAAACTTTCAG TTACAAGGGGAGGTGGAAGTTATCAATACAGCCAGAGTCCGGCAAGACTGGAACGGAGGAGGAAAATTGGACCTCAGCGTGCGACAAGGCGAGAGCGTGGAGATCATCCGAGTGAAAAATAACCCAGGAGGCAAATGGCTGGTTCGCTCTATGAACGGAAACT ACGGATACATCAGTAACCAGTGTGTGGACATTGACTATGAGGCAGTCAAGCGCAAAGCACTCCAGTCCAGAAAAACAGATATATCATTACCTCCAGCACCTCCAGACCCTCCGCACATGTTAAATTTGGAGTCCAATAACAGAGACAG CATGGTTGAAGATGATG ATGACTACGATGACGTTCAACCAATACCTGAGGATTTTCCCCCACCACCGCTTGAAGTCAG CATTGATCCCAAAGTGGAAAAGGAGCTAAGAAAAAAATTCAAG TTTGATGGGCCATTCAAGGTGCTGCACACCGTGATGGTGGATCCGAACAGCGTCATAAAGAAACCAGGAGCGAAGGATCTGTCTGTGGTTCAGGGAGAAGTCTTGGACGTCATCCAGCTCACCAACAGCAAGAAAGTTCTGTGTCGCAACCGGTttggaaaat ATGGTTATGTGTCCAgatcttttcttcttccaat GGAAGGAGACATTTACGACGATGTTGACTGTGCAAACG aCATCTACGACAACGAcgatttttaa